In one Aricia agestis chromosome 5, ilAriAges1.1, whole genome shotgun sequence genomic region, the following are encoded:
- the LOC121727256 gene encoding ras-related protein Rab-27A isoform X1, producing the protein MKRMIIISSMDYDYLIKLLCVGDSGVGKTSFLYKYTDGVFHTQFISTVGIDFREKTVIYQQNERQHRIHLQLWDTAGQERFRSLTTAFYRDAMGFLLLFDLTNEASFLEVRNWIEQLKTHSLTDDPDIVLCGHKCDLQEKRLVNQNRAREFAKNYNLPYMETSAKTGQNIDRAIEILLDKVMYRMETSVEYAMLCASGKRRQSLQKLQARQERKFCSC; encoded by the exons ATGAAACgtatgattattatttcaagTATGGACTACGATTATCTTATCAAACTGCTTTGTGTCGGTGACTCTGGTGTTGGGAAGACCAGTTTTTTGTACAAATATACGGATGGAGTATTTCATACACAGTTCATTTCAACTGTTGGAATTGACTTTAGAGAGAAAACTGTg ATTTATCAACAAAATGAAAGACAGCATAGAATCCATTTGCAATTGTGGGATACCGCAGGACAGGAaag GTTTCGAAGTTTGACCACAGCATTTTATAGAGATGCGATGGGCTTTTTACTGTTGTTTGATCTGACAAATGAAGCATCCTTTTTAGAGGTCAGAAATTGGATTGAACAATTAAAG acGCACAGCTTAACTGATGATCCAGACATAGTGTTGTGTGGGCACAAGTGTGACCTTCAGGAGAAGAGACTAGTCAACCAGAACCGAGCTCGAGAATTCGCTAAGAACTACAACCTTCCTTATATGGAAACTAGTGCCAAAACAGGACAGAACATTGACCGAGCTATAGAAATATTGCTGGATAAAGTTATGTACAG GATGGAGACTTCTGTTGAATATGCAATGCTGTGTGCGTCAGGCAAACGGCGCCAGTCTCTTCAGAAACTTCAAGCGAGACAGGAACGGAAATTCTGCTCCTGCTAA
- the LOC121727256 gene encoding ras-related protein Rab-27A isoform X2, with protein MKRMIIISSMDYDYLIKLLCVGDSGVGKTSFLYKYTDGVFHTQFISTVGIDFREKTVIYQQNERQHRIHLQLWDTAGQERFRSLTTAFYRDAMGFLLLFDLTNEASFLEVRNWIEQLKTHSLTDDPDIVLCGHKCDLQEKRLVNQNRAREFAKNYNLPYMETSAKTGQNIDRAIEILLDKVMYRVGT; from the exons ATGAAACgtatgattattatttcaagTATGGACTACGATTATCTTATCAAACTGCTTTGTGTCGGTGACTCTGGTGTTGGGAAGACCAGTTTTTTGTACAAATATACGGATGGAGTATTTCATACACAGTTCATTTCAACTGTTGGAATTGACTTTAGAGAGAAAACTGTg ATTTATCAACAAAATGAAAGACAGCATAGAATCCATTTGCAATTGTGGGATACCGCAGGACAGGAaag GTTTCGAAGTTTGACCACAGCATTTTATAGAGATGCGATGGGCTTTTTACTGTTGTTTGATCTGACAAATGAAGCATCCTTTTTAGAGGTCAGAAATTGGATTGAACAATTAAAG acGCACAGCTTAACTGATGATCCAGACATAGTGTTGTGTGGGCACAAGTGTGACCTTCAGGAGAAGAGACTAGTCAACCAGAACCGAGCTCGAGAATTCGCTAAGAACTACAACCTTCCTTATATGGAAACTAGTGCCAAAACAGGACAGAACATTGACCGAGCTATAGAAATATTGCTGGATAAAGTTATGTACAG
- the LOC121726916 gene encoding migration and invasion enhancer 1: MQSPNLNNVKIDVEYCGACDYGGHCLDLAGVIKKTSPDANVTCKRGRQGSFEVKVNDKLVYSKLQTMALPDYEEVADVVNDVTQGAEPRQIKGQQPINCVIS; this comes from the exons ATGCAGTCACCTAATCTAAATAATGTTAAGATTGATGTAGAATACTG TGGAGCTTGTGACTATGGAGGCCATTGCTTAGATCTTGCAGGAGTAATAAAGAAGACAAGTCCAGATGCCAATGTCACTTGTAAGCGTGGAAGACAAG gTTCATTTGAAGTAAAAGTGAATGATAAATTAGTTTATTCCAAATTGCAAACAATGGCACTACCTGATTATGAAGAAGTAGCAGATGTAGTAAATGATGTAACACAAGGAGCAGAACCAAGACAAATCAAAGGACAGCAGCCAATCAACTGTGTAATATCATAA